The proteins below come from a single Mangifera indica cultivar Alphonso chromosome 16, CATAS_Mindica_2.1, whole genome shotgun sequence genomic window:
- the LOC123199575 gene encoding precursor of CEP8-like, whose protein sequence is MVERMSMNKCVIFVALVACHAILSAEGRQLKYKEKEETAEPGSKSINLQQNAAGIKEDFKSAKPRADIPRAANTVSVAGKNEIFPPSSFGDSATVYEDDFRPTTPGNSPGVGHKHAKEEEDSKEKDDDSYDQSLGTGHLPSNRSAEPKA, encoded by the coding sequence ATGGTGGAAAGGATGTCCATGAACAAATGTGTTATCTTTGTTGCTTTAGTAGCCTGCCATGCCATTCTTTCGGCTGAAGGAAGGCAGCTGAAGTacaaggagaaagaagaaacagCAGAGCCCGGCAGCAAAAGCATTAATTTGCAACAGAATGCTGCAGGGATCAAAGAAGATTTTAAGTCAGCAAAACCAAGGGCTGACATTCCTAGAGCTGCAAACACTGTGAGTGTGGCAGGGAAAAACGAAATATTCCCACCTTCGAGTTTTGGTGATTCCGCAACAGTGTACGAAGATGATTTTCGACCAACCACACCAGGTAACAGTCCTGGGGTTGGCCACAAACAtgctaaagaagaagaagactcCAAAGAGAAAGATGATGATAGCTATGATCAGAGCCTTGGCACCGGCCATCTTCCTTCTAACAGAAGTGctgaaccaaaagcataa